In Gordonia sp. SL306, the genomic window CGTCAGGACGGATCGGGCTCCGGTACATGGAAATGCTCGTCGCGGAGCCGGAAGGCCTCCTTGGTGCCGTGTTCGGCACGGGTCTTGACGAAATTGAACTCACCGGGCGAGAACTGCAGGTTGGTCCCGAAGGCGTGGAACAGATAACTCGCCACCTCCTCGCCCTGATACGCCTGACTCTGCTCGACGAGCCGGAACGCCTCCTTGGCGATCACGACGCCGTCGGCAGGCATCTTGGCCGCCTTCTCGGCCCAGTACCGCGCGCGGGCGGTCACGTCGGCCGGATCACAGGTCTCGGTGAACACACCGAGATGCTCGACGGCAGCGGCGTCGACGATGTCGCCGGTCAGCAGCAGACGGCGCGCCAGGACCGGACCCAGTCGATGGAAGAACATGTGCAGACTGCCGAGCGCCGGCCCGAGGAACCGGGTGGCCGGCATGCCGACCCGGGTGTCGCGGGCGATCACCGAGATGTCGGTCATCAACGCCATCTCGAATCCGCCGCCGAGCGCAAACCCACTGATCTCGCCGACGGTGACCTTCGGGAACCCCAGGAACTCGTGATAGAAGTCGAATGTCTTGCGGTCCACGATCAATCGCCGCCGCTGACTCGGCCTGCTCTTGGCCGGGCGACTCGCTCCCTCGGCAGACCCGTTACCTTCGCTGCCATACCAGCCGTAGGCGTTGTTCATGTTGGCCCCGGTGCTGAAGACACCGTCGGCACCGCGCAGCAGCACGACGGTGATGTCGTCATCGTCGACGACCACATCGAGGCACCGGGCGACCTCGTCGCGCATCGCCTTGTCGTAGGAATTGCGCTGCCCTGGATTGTTGAACGTGATGGTCGCGATCCGGCTGTCCTTGTCGAGATCGAACAACACCCGGTCGTCGGCGCCCTTGGCGTCGGCCATGGTGATTCCTTTCTGGTCAGGCTGTCTGAAAGATATCGGCAAGGCCCAGTTCGTCGAGGATGCGTTCGTTGTGGGCTTCGAGGTCGGGGATCAGACCCAGCGCCACCTCCCACGCCGAACTCGGCGCGGGCGGCAGCATGGTGGGCGGCACACCGACGGGCGAGTCGACCTCGCGGCGTCGGAGGACGCCTCGACCGTCATCGATCGTCCCCTCGCCGCCTGCCGAAAGCGCGGGCGGCGAGCTGTTCCGTCGACATGGCCACCGAGTCGAGTTCGCCGGTACAGAGAACCTGGCCGTCGCGGACGAGCCGGCCTGCCGATCGCAGTCCGCGGTCGGTGACCTCGCGGGTGATGTCGAAATCCAGATCGGTGAGCAGGGGTGTCGGCCGCCGATAGGTGATGGTGAGCGAGCGGGTCTTGCCTGCACTTCCCAGCGCACAGTTGTGGTGCTGGATGACGCAGTCGAAGAACGAGGCGATGACGCCCCCGTGCACGAGGCCGGGCGGTCCCTCGTAGACGACCGGAAAGGTCACGGTGCCGCGAGCGGATTCGGACTCGATCCGCTCGAACCGGTACTCGGGGAAGTTCGGGTTGAACGAGCCGGGATCAAACGCATGGTCGAGGTAGACGCGCTGCTCGGCCGTCTGCTCGGGCCCGAACCGCGGCCGGGGATCCCGCGGCGCGGCCAGGGTCAGTTCGTCCTCCCACGATGCGAGCTGTCCGATCATCGCGTCGACCGTCGGATGCTCGTGCTCCAACGACATGAGCAGGCCCGCCAGGCGCCGCAACGCCGCCGACGCCTCGCGGGTCTGCGCGAGCGGCTCCTCGCCGAACC contains:
- a CDS encoding PaaI family thioesterase, with translation MAQDEHSPAAGIIDDRPTALRFGEEPLAQTREASAALRRLAGLLMSLEHEHPTVDAMIGQLASWEDELTLAAPRDPRPRFGPEQTAEQRVYLDHAFDPGSFNPNFPEYRFERIESESARGTVTFPVVYEGPPGLVHGGVIASFFDCVIQHHNCALGSAGKTRSLTITYRRPTPLLTDLDFDITREVTDRGLRSAGRLVRDGQVLCTGELDSVAMSTEQLAARAFGRRRGDDR
- a CDS encoding enoyl-CoA hydratase/isomerase family protein encodes the protein MADAKGADDRVLFDLDKDSRIATITFNNPGQRNSYDKAMRDEVARCLDVVVDDDDITVVLLRGADGVFSTGANMNNAYGWYGSEGNGSAEGASRPAKSRPSQRRRLIVDRKTFDFYHEFLGFPKVTVGEISGFALGGGFEMALMTDISVIARDTRVGMPATRFLGPALGSLHMFFHRLGPVLARRLLLTGDIVDAAAVEHLGVFTETCDPADVTARARYWAEKAAKMPADGVVIAKEAFRLVEQSQAYQGEEVASYLFHAFGTNLQFSPGEFNFVKTRAEHGTKEAFRLRDEHFHVPEPDPS